GTCCCTGAGCCAAGTTCGTTGCTGATGGGGGCTTTGGCAGCCGTTGGGCTGATGAAGCGGAGGTGAGGTTAGGCTGCGTTTCTTAGCGAAGGGCCCTTGGTGCTCTAGCCCTC
The Pseudobythopirellula maris DNA segment above includes these coding regions:
- a CDS encoding PEP-CTERM sorting domain-containing protein; its protein translation is VPEPSSLLMGALAAVGLMKRR